The following is a genomic window from Spirochaetota bacterium.
AACGAGGGCACGATCCTTTACATGCCCACCACGCTTCCCGGCATCTCGGTCACCGAGACCTACCGCCTGCTCGTAACGCAGGACCGGCTGCTGGCCGCCTTCCCCGAGGTGCAAAGCGTATACGGCAAGGCCGGACGCGCCGAGACCTCGACCGACCCGGCACCCTTCTCGATGATGGAGACGACCGTGGTGCTGAAGCCGCGGGACCAGTGGCGCGAGAAAAAACGCTGGTATTCGTCGTGGGCGCCCGCGCCGCTCAAGGCCCTGCTCAGGCCGGTCTGGCACGACCGCATCTCGTACGAGGAGCTCATCGCCGAGATGGACACGACGCTCCGCATACCGGGAGTCTCCAACGCCTGGACCATGCCCATCAAGGGACGCATCGACATGCTCACCACGGGCGTTCGCACGCCCATCGGCGTAAAGGTGTTCGGGCCCGATCTCAACGAAATCCAGCGGATCGGCGAGGCGATCGAGAACCGACTGCTCAACCTGCGCGGCACACGCAGCGTCTTTGCCGAGCGTGTGGGAGGCGGCTATTACCTCGACATCGAACCGAAACGCGAGGCGCTCGCGCGCTACGGCCTCTCAATCGCCGACGTTCAGGACGTGGTGATGAACGGAATCGGCGGCGACACCATTTCGGTCGCGATCGAGGGGCGCGAGCGCTATTCCATCAACCTGCGCTACCCGCGCGAGCTCAGGAGCGACCTCGAGGGCATGGGCCGCGTTCTCGTAACGACGAAAGGGGGCGTGCACGTGCCGCTTCGGGAGCTCGCCGAGCTCAGGCTGAGCTACGGCCCGTCGATGATACGCAACGAAAACGGCATGCTCGCCGGTTACGTGTACGTGGACGTGGCCGGGCGCGATATCGGCTCGTACGTGGACGAGGCCAGGAAAATCGTATCAGACTCGGTGAAACTTCCCACCGGCTACTCGCTGGCGTGGAGCGGGCAGTACGAAAACATGCAGCGGGTTCGCGAACGGCTTATGGTCATCATCCCCATCACGCTCTTTCTCATATTACTGCTCCTCTACCTCAACACGCGCTCGATGGTGAAGACCGGCCTCGTCATGCTCGCCGTCCCGTTTTCTGTAATCGGTGCCGTGTGGCTGATGTACTTTCTCGGCTATAATATCTCCATCGCCGCATGGGTGGGCATTATCGCGCTCATGGGGCTCGACGCCGAGACCGGCGTCTTCATGCTGCTTTTCCTGGATCTCTCGTACAAAGACGCGAAACAGGCCGGGAGGCTTCGCACGCGCGCCGAACTCGAGGAGGCGATCATCCACGGCGCGGTCAAGCGCATCCGCCCGAAGATCATGACTGTCGGCTCGGCCATGGTGGGCCTCATGCCGATCATGTGGTCCATGGGCACCGGCTCCGACGTGATGAAGCGCATCGCCGCGCCGATGGTGGGGGGACTCGCCACGTCGTTTCTGCTTGAACTGCTCGTCTATCCGGCGGTGTATCTGCTGTGGAGGAAACGACAGTTGCGGCTGTAGCGGCGTTCGAGACCGGCAGTAACGGCACGGCCGGGATTACCCCCCGGTCATTGAACACGTGTGGTATCGTTAAATCAATTCCTGATTGATTCTTCCACTCCGCCCCCTGATATTTATTCCCGGCACCGGCGTACGCCTCGTGCGCCCTGTCACCATCACCGACAGTATCTCGAGGGAGGGATCAACATGAGAACATTGCCTGTTATCTTCCTGTGCTTTTTCACAATTGCCGTCGCAGCCTGCGGCGGGAAGCCCGCACCGCCGAAAGGCGAAAAGTGGGGCGCATATCGTACGGCCATACTCGAGAAGCATGCCGTCGATATCGATAACTTCAGGGACCAGCTTCCCGGCGGGCTCGCCGACGGGCAGGACATCACGAAGTACGATCTCGACCAGCTCCTCCTGGGCATAAAAATCGAGATGGAACACACCTCGGAGAAGCTTAAGGCGCTCGAGATCGCGACCGACCACCTCGAGGAAATACCCGACTACTACACGCGCCTGGAGGAGATGGAAGAGCAGTACGAGCGCGAAGTTAAGGCCGCGAAGAAATAATGCCGAGTCGAACAGACCGATGATGTATTCCATCTGTCGCACGTACAGGCTCGCGCCTCCGATCAAAGTGCTGGTGCCGCAGTACCTGCGCATGAAGGGCCGGGCCGATTGAACGAACCCACAAACAGGAGGACCGTCCGCCATGTTCCAGTCACTGCGCGATCTCGAGGCGACCCTTGGCGAGTTCGAACGCGCCATAGGGCAGAAACGCGTTGAGCCCGACGACATCTTTATCCGGCTCAACAAGTACGTTCGCGCCGTATTTTCATCCGGTGTAAAATCCAATAAAGGCGACGCGCTCACCGTACCGCTCGACGCCGCGTTCAATATCGCAATCCGGCTATTCAGGATGATCGACGCCGGCGGGGAAGGCCTCGACGACAGAATGGCCGAAGAGTTCGAGAATATCCGAGCGAAGAATCTTGTATCCTAATGAGGGTGCATATGTTGACCAGAGAACACATCATTGAAGAAGCGCATCGCCTCGGATTCGTCGACATCGGATTTACGACCGCCGAACCCTTCGACAGCCATCTCGAATGCCTCGAGAAAAACCGCGAGGCCTACGAATGGGCGCCGAAGCTCGGACTGGATCTTTTCAAAGGCACCGATCCGCGCACGGGAATGCCGGAGGCGAAAAGCATTATTGTTCTCATTGAGGCCTATTATCGCGAGTCGTTTCCATCCTCGCTCGAGGGCCATTTCGGACGCTGTTATCTCGACGACGACCGCGTCACCAGGGACGGCCTCACCGTGCGCATGAAGGCCTTTCGCTCGTTTCTGAAAGAGAACGGCGTGGCCTCCAAAGCGCCCTTCGATATACCGCACCGCATGGCCGCCGCGCGCGCGGGGACCGGCACGTTCGGAAAAAACTGCCTGCTCTACTCGAACAAAGCCGTGCGCGGAAGTTCGTGGATACTCCCGCTTGCCTTCCTGGTCGATCGCGAGTTCTCCCCTGACAGGCCCACTGTCGGCATCGACTGCCCCTCCTGGTGCAGGAACGCGTGCATCGCCGCCTGTCCCACCCGCGCGCTCAAGGGCGACGGCACCATCGACCCGCGACGCTGTATCTCCTACCTCAGCTACTTCGGGGACGGCATCACGCCCGTCGAACTTCGGGAACCCATGGGGATGTACATCTACGGCTGCGACCGCTGTCAGAACGTCTGCCCGCGGAATGCCGCCTGGTCCGCACAGGAGCTTCCGCCCAACCCGCGCGTGGCGGCGAAATCGAAGGACTTCGACCTCGTCGCGCTGCTGCACATGGACCGCGCGCACTTCGAACGGCGGATATGGCCGCACATGTTTTACATGTCCGCCGACGATCTCTGGCGGTGGAAGATGAACGTCGCGCGCGTCATGGGAAACAGCGGCGACACGCGCTACACGACGGAACTGGCGCGGGCCTTCGGCGAAACCGGCGACTTGCGCGTGCGGGGAATGATCGCCTGGGCGCTCGGCAGAATCGGCGGCGGCGAAGCGCGCGCCGCGCTCGAACGTCTGCACCCGGCGGAGGACGGACCGGTGCGAGCGGAATTCGTCGCGGCGCTTGGAGCAATTCGGTAAAATTGCCGACGGGAGCGTATCCACCCGCCGCCAACAGGCCCGGGATGCCGGCAATGGCGCGCGGTCAATAGATGACGATTACGCCCCTTTTCATGAGGTTCTCCACCGTGCGCATGTCGGCAAGGGGATTCCCCAGAACGTTAACGTAAACCAGTCCCTCCATCTTCTCGAGGACGGAGATGTCCTCGATCCGGTTGAAGGAGATATCGAGCTCGCGCAGGTTCGCGAGCTCGGCCAGGCACTCGATATTCTCGATCTCATTGTCGGAGAGGAAGAGGGACGAGAGGCGGCGAAGGAGCGCGAGCGGTCCGATTCCCCGCAGGTTGTTTCCCGAGAGATTCAGCACGCTGATATTCACGCAGTATTCGATACCGGCGAGGTCGGCTATCTCGAAATCGGAGAGGTCGAGTTCGCCCTCGAGTCCGGCGAGGTCGTTGCCGTCCACCCTGAAGTCGAGGTTCCCGAACAAAAGCCCGTTCACCGCGTCGATGAAACCGTAGCCCTCGGAGTTCTCCGCCTCATCGAGTTCTTCCTCGTACTCGTAACCGGCCGGCGCATCCTCGTCGCATTCCGACTTCTCGGTATACCCGAAGTCGTCGCTCTCGAAGGAAAACTCCTCCTCGTACTCGAAATCGTCGAAACGATCGATACGTGCCGGACGGACTTCCGACAGGTAAATCTCACGCATCAGGACAAGTCCGTCGAGATTCCCCGCGGCGCGCAGCGATTCCATCTCGCGCCGCACCATGGCGATCTTGTCTGGATGATACCGCTGAATCACGGCGGCAAAAAGCCTTCCGGCATCCAGACCTCCATCCCCGATATTGATGAGCGCGGCATACCTGCGCAACCCGTCCAGGTCTTTACGCTTGTATCTGTCGATGATGTCCACGCTGAGCTCTTTCAGCAGCTCGCGGGTCACCCCTCCGGCAAGCTCACCATACAGATCTTCGATCCGTACATCCATCGCCCGCTCTCGCATGGTGCGGGTGCATCGTCGAGCATTATTTTTATTTAATTCGCACGCATCCCTTTGATCCGCGACCGATTAACGGTAAAATGCTTGACGCGGCGCCACAATCGATTTTGTTGATACATAATTCGTAGAATTACCGAGATATTCAATCACATGGGATTTCGTCGCTTTAATGCCGGTAGAGCCTGAAAGCTCCTGCCGTCGCATCCGTGCTGTAAACGCGCGATCCCCGATTGGCATCACCAACACACCATGCAATAAAAGGGAGAGAGTATGGCAAGGGAAAACGGCAGCAAGACGGTGAAGAAGGACGCGATCAAGGCAAAGGTTAAATACCCCGAGAAGTACACCGCGCAGGCAATCGTAAACTACATATCGGAAAAGCACGACATCCCCCGCGCGCGCGCGAAAGAGGTCGTCGAGGACGTATTCGACGTTATCAACGCCGGCGTGATGAAGGGAGAGCGGGTACCGGTCGGGAAGATCGGGAAAATGTACGTAAAGGTCCGTCCGGCCACCAAGTCGCGAATGGGAAGGAACCCCATCACGGGCGAGGAGATCAGGATCGCCGCGAAGAAGGCGACGAAGGTTCCCAAATTCACGTTCGGCAAGGGCTACAAGGAACTCGCCCTCAAGGCTACCGTAAAAAAATAGCGTAAGGCCGCGCCCGGTCGCGGCTTTTTCGTTCCTATCGCGAAAGCTCGAACATGCGCCGCAGGCATCCGAGCGACTTTTCGCGCACATCGGCACTCACGGTCACCACCGGGCTCTCGTTCGCGAGGGCCGCGCGGACCTTCTCCAGCGTGGTCTTTTTCATGTTGGGGCAGACAAGCGCCTCCGAGGCGAGTATGTATTCCCTCTCCGGCGCGACGCTTCGCAGCTTGTGGATCATCCCCTCCTCGGTGCCGACGATGATCTTCGCGCGGTCGGTTTCCCTCACGAACTTCACCATCTGACCCGTGGAGAACACCTCGTCGGCCATGTCGATCACTTCCGGCCTGCACTCCGGGTGCACCATGACGAGCGCGTCGGGGTGCGCGCGCTTCGCTTCGGCGAGGTCTTCGGCGCTGAATCGCTCGTGGATGGGACAGAAACCATTCCACTGGATTATCTCCTTGTCGGTGAAGCGCTGCACCCATCGGCCCAGGTTGCGGTCGGGAACGAAGATGACGCGCCGTGCGTCGACGCGCTGTACGATCTTCACCGCGTTCGCCGACGTGCAGCAGACGTCCGAGAGGGCCTTTACCTCGGCGGAAGAGTTGATGTAGGTCACCACCATCGCGTCCGGGTGGCGCTCGCGCATGGCGACGAGGTCTTCCGGGCCAGCCATGTCGGCCATGGGGCAGCCCGCGGTCGGGTCGGGGATCAGCACCTTCTTTTCGGGAGAGAGTATCGCCGCGGACTCGGCCATGAAGTGCACGCCGCAGAACACGATTATCTCCGCCGCGTTGTCGGCCGCGATGCGCGCGAGCTCCAGCGAATCGCCGGTGTGGTCCGCCACCGCCTGCACCTCCGCGCGCTGGTAGTTGTGCGCGAGGATGAGCGCGTTTTTCTCGCCGGCGAGCCTGCGTATTTCAGCGGCAAGCGTTTCGGTTTTTTCGACCGTCATCACCATTTCTTCCACTTCCAGAAAGAATAGACCACGATCATCGAGAGGAGCGCAAGTCCTATCACCAGATAAAAGGCGTCATGAAGGCCCGACATGGGTATGCGCACGTTCATGGAGAACGCGCTCACCACGAAAGTCGGCACCATGATGGCTATGGTGATGATGTTCAGGGTATTCATGAGCACGTTGAGGTTGTTGCTCACGATCGAAACGCGCGCGTCCATCATGCTGGCGAGAATATTGGAGTATATCTCCGCCTGCCGGTAGCACTGGGTGTTCTCGATGCCGATGTCGTCGAGGAGTTCGCGGTTTTCGGTGCTGAGTGTGAGCTTTTCCGCGTGATTGCGTATGCGGTCGATGACGACCGCGTTCGAGTTGATGGCATTAAGATAGTACACAAGGCTCTTTTCGAGGCTGAAGAGGTTGAGGAGGTACTTGTTCTCGAGCGAGGCGTTGATTTTCTGCTCGAGCGACTCGGAAACCATGTTGATCGCCTTGAGGTGGTCCAGGTAATGGAAGATCGTGCGGTACAGGATCTTGAGCAACACGTCGTGGAGCGATCTCACATTGTTGAACACCTTCCCGCTGAAAAGCTGGATGTCGTCCGGAATCACGATAACCAGGCGCTCCTTGAAAAGGAAGAGCCCCATGGAGTTCACCTTGAACAGGAACTCGTCCTCGGTCGAATAGTTTTTCGGCTTCTTGAAAATGACGGCCAGATGCTCCGGCTCGAACTCCAGCCGCGAGAGCTCGTCGGGGTCGAGCGCGGAGTTCAGGGTGTGTTCGTCGAGGAGAAGGTCGCTCACGAGAAAGCGTTTTTCGTCCTCGGTGGGATTGACGTATACAAGAACCGACCCTTGCCCCGGTTCACAGGGAGCGACCCTGGAGGTGCTTATGGAATACTCTTTCAGCATGGCATGTTCCTCATTCCGCAAGGGGACGATCACAAATCGCCCGGCACTCCCTTTCCGATTAAACGCCGATTCAGAGGATATGAAAATACTTATTGTTAAATTTACAATTATTATTTTAATGGAAGCGGAAATGGGGGAGAATCGAGTTTCGGGGGGATGTCATCGCGGGGAGTGCGGAGACGCGGCGATCTAAAAAAGGCGGGAAGTGTATCTAAATAGCCTGGCATTAAAAGAGATTGCCACGCCCCGATAAGGCCGGGGCTCGCAATGACAGACCATTCCCCGACATTTAATTCTCACCCATCGGAACATCGTGAAAAATCCGTTGGAGATGAGAGCGTGAAAATCGCGGTCGCAATGAGCGGCGGGGTGGATTCATCCGTCGCCGCCATCTTTTTAAAGAACATGGGCCACGATGTGGTGGGGATCACGGCCAAGATCCTCCTGTGCGCCGACATGGACGGATGCGAAAGGCGCTACGATGTCTGCTGTTCGCCCGAGTCCATGAACGCCGCGCGCGAGATCGCCCGCTCGTTCTCGTTCCCCCACGTGCTCGTCGACGTCGAGGAGGACTTCTCGCGCGAGATCATAGACCCCTTCTGCCGCGAGTACCTGGCCGGGCGCACCCCCAGCCCCTGTATCCACTGCAACGCGCGGGTCAAGTTCAGGAAACTTATCGAATTCGCCGCCTCCATCGGCTGCGAAAAACTCGCCACCGGGCACTACGCCCGCCTCGGCGTCACGGAATCGGGCCGTCATTACGTTTCCGCGGGCGTCGACGGCGACAAGGACCAGTCCTACTTCCTTTTCATGCTGGGCCAGGACATCCTGCGCAGCACCATCTTCCCCCTGGGCGATCGGCGAAAAGAGGAGATTCGCGTGATGGCCTCCGACCTCGGCCTCGCGGTGGCGGACCGGCCCGAAAGCCAGGAGATATGCTTCGTCCAGGACAACGACTACCCGCGCTACATCGAGCGGCGCACCGGTTGCATCCCGCCGCCGGGCGAGATCGTCTCCACTGACGGGAAGATTCTCGGGCGGCACAGGGGCATACACCGATACACGATCGGCCAGCGCCGGGGCCTGGGCATCGCCGCCGAGCGGCCGCTGTATGTCGTGGAGATTGACGCGGCGCGAAACGTCGTCGTCGCGGGCTTTCGCGAGGACCTCTTCAAACACGGCCTCTACGCGCGCGAAATCACGCTTATGAAAAGCGAATCGCTCGACAAAGTTCGCGCCTTCGTCAAGACGCGCTCCACACAGCAGCCGTTCGCGGCCGCACTTTCCGCCCGTGGCGACGGTATCGAAGCCCGCTTTACGGGGCCGCAGGCTGGCATCACACCAGGGCAGGCCGCTGTCTTCTACGATG
Proteins encoded in this region:
- a CDS encoding DUF5661 family protein, producing the protein MRTLPVIFLCFFTIAVAACGGKPAPPKGEKWGAYRTAILEKHAVDIDNFRDQLPGGLADGQDITKYDLDQLLLGIKIEMEHTSEKLKALEIATDHLEEIPDYYTRLEEMEEQYEREVKAAKK
- a CDS encoding 4Fe-4S double cluster binding domain-containing protein, with protein sequence MLTREHIIEEAHRLGFVDIGFTTAEPFDSHLECLEKNREAYEWAPKLGLDLFKGTDPRTGMPEAKSIIVLIEAYYRESFPSSLEGHFGRCYLDDDRVTRDGLTVRMKAFRSFLKENGVASKAPFDIPHRMAAARAGTGTFGKNCLLYSNKAVRGSSWILPLAFLVDREFSPDRPTVGIDCPSWCRNACIAACPTRALKGDGTIDPRRCISYLSYFGDGITPVELREPMGMYIYGCDRCQNVCPRNAAWSAQELPPNPRVAAKSKDFDLVALLHMDRAHFERRIWPHMFYMSADDLWRWKMNVARVMGNSGDTRYTTELARAFGETGDLRVRGMIAWALGRIGGGEARAALERLHPAEDGPVRAEFVAALGAIR
- a CDS encoding leucine-rich repeat domain-containing protein, with translation MDVRIEDLYGELAGGVTRELLKELSVDIIDRYKRKDLDGLRRYAALINIGDGGLDAGRLFAAVIQRYHPDKIAMVRREMESLRAAGNLDGLVLMREIYLSEVRPARIDRFDDFEYEEEFSFESDDFGYTEKSECDEDAPAGYEYEEELDEAENSEGYGFIDAVNGLLFGNLDFRVDGNDLAGLEGELDLSDFEIADLAGIEYCVNISVLNLSGNNLRGIGPLALLRRLSSLFLSDNEIENIECLAELANLRELDISFNRIEDISVLEKMEGLVYVNVLGNPLADMRTVENLMKRGVIVIY
- a CDS encoding HU family DNA-binding protein, which produces MARENGSKTVKKDAIKAKVKYPEKYTAQAIVNYISEKHDIPRARAKEVVEDVFDVINAGVMKGERVPVGKIGKMYVKVRPATKSRMGRNPITGEEIRIAAKKATKVPKFTFGKGYKELALKATVKK
- the nadA gene encoding quinolinate synthase NadA gives rise to the protein MTVEKTETLAAEIRRLAGEKNALILAHNYQRAEVQAVADHTGDSLELARIAADNAAEIIVFCGVHFMAESAAILSPEKKVLIPDPTAGCPMADMAGPEDLVAMRERHPDAMVVTYINSSAEVKALSDVCCTSANAVKIVQRVDARRVIFVPDRNLGRWVQRFTDKEIIQWNGFCPIHERFSAEDLAEAKRAHPDALVMVHPECRPEVIDMADEVFSTGQMVKFVRETDRAKIIVGTEEGMIHKLRSVAPEREYILASEALVCPNMKKTTLEKVRAALANESPVVTVSADVREKSLGCLRRMFELSR
- a CDS encoding magnesium transporter CorA family protein, with product MLKEYSISTSRVAPCEPGQGSVLVYVNPTEDEKRFLVSDLLLDEHTLNSALDPDELSRLEFEPEHLAVIFKKPKNYSTEDEFLFKVNSMGLFLFKERLVIVIPDDIQLFSGKVFNNVRSLHDVLLKILYRTIFHYLDHLKAINMVSESLEQKINASLENKYLLNLFSLEKSLVYYLNAINSNAVVIDRIRNHAEKLTLSTENRELLDDIGIENTQCYRQAEIYSNILASMMDARVSIVSNNLNVLMNTLNIITIAIMVPTFVVSAFSMNVRIPMSGLHDAFYLVIGLALLSMIVVYSFWKWKKW
- the mnmA gene encoding tRNA 2-thiouridine(34) synthase MnmA; the protein is MKIAVAMSGGVDSSVAAIFLKNMGHDVVGITAKILLCADMDGCERRYDVCCSPESMNAAREIARSFSFPHVLVDVEEDFSREIIDPFCREYLAGRTPSPCIHCNARVKFRKLIEFAASIGCEKLATGHYARLGVTESGRHYVSAGVDGDKDQSYFLFMLGQDILRSTIFPLGDRRKEEIRVMASDLGLAVADRPESQEICFVQDNDYPRYIERRTGCIPPPGEIVSTDGKILGRHRGIHRYTIGQRRGLGIAAERPLYVVEIDAARNVVVAGFREDLFKHGLYAREITLMKSESLDKVRAFVKTRSTQQPFAAALSARGDGIEARFTGPQAGITPGQAAVFYDESGDVLGGGWIESAL